The following coding sequences lie in one Bacteroidota bacterium genomic window:
- the gatA gene encoding Asp-tRNA(Asn)/Glu-tRNA(Gln) amidotransferase subunit GatA: MKHYNSFSEIKSDLESGNTSCVALVNAYTKTIEANKNLNIFLEVFETSAREQAKRVDEKIKSKTAGKLAGMVIALKDNLCYKGHHVTASSKILDGFESLYSATVVERLLAEDAIIIGRCNCDEFAMGSSNENSAYGNVLNPLDITRVPGGSSGGSAAAVAANMCIAALGTDTGGSIRQPASFCGVVGYKPSYGRVSRYGAIAYASSFDQIGPLTKNVEDTALIMEVIAGQDEFDSTSSSKPVEHYSKELKNIPTKLRIAYIKDCLENEGLNPEIKTRINDIIGKLKAAGHTVEAVDFPYLDYLVPTYYVLTTAEASSNLARFDGINFGYRSKNATDLESTYKKSRSEGFGAEVKRRIMLGTFVLSSGYYDAYYSKGQKVRKLLQNKTNEILEKFDFILLPTTPGTAFQFGQKGADPIAMYLEDIFTVQANITGLPAISLPMGQHSNGLPFGVQVIGKNFADKDVFAFSEYLMKNC; the protein is encoded by the coding sequence GTGAAGCATTACAATTCCTTTTCCGAGATAAAATCTGATTTAGAAAGCGGTAACACATCCTGTGTTGCTCTTGTGAATGCGTATACAAAAACCATTGAAGCAAACAAAAACTTAAATATCTTTTTAGAAGTTTTTGAAACATCTGCACGTGAACAAGCAAAACGCGTTGACGAAAAAATTAAATCCAAAACGGCAGGAAAGCTTGCCGGAATGGTGATTGCGCTGAAAGACAATTTGTGCTACAAGGGACATCACGTTACTGCTTCGTCAAAAATTTTAGACGGGTTTGAATCGCTTTACAGCGCTACCGTTGTGGAACGCCTTTTGGCAGAAGATGCCATTATTATTGGGCGCTGCAATTGTGATGAGTTTGCGATGGGCAGTTCAAACGAAAACTCTGCTTATGGCAACGTATTAAATCCATTAGACATTACACGTGTTCCTGGCGGATCTTCCGGTGGCTCTGCTGCTGCTGTTGCTGCAAACATGTGTATTGCTGCGCTTGGAACAGACACGGGTGGCTCGATTCGTCAACCGGCATCTTTTTGTGGCGTTGTAGGATATAAACCGAGTTATGGTCGCGTGTCGCGTTATGGCGCCATTGCTTATGCCTCTTCGTTTGATCAAATCGGACCACTTACAAAAAATGTGGAGGACACCGCTTTAATCATGGAAGTAATTGCTGGTCAAGATGAGTTTGATAGTACTTCTTCCTCAAAACCTGTTGAACACTATTCTAAAGAATTAAAAAATATTCCAACAAAACTTCGCATTGCCTACATTAAGGATTGTTTGGAAAACGAAGGATTAAATCCTGAAATAAAAACACGTATCAACGACATTATTGGAAAACTCAAGGCGGCTGGCCACACGGTTGAAGCGGTTGATTTTCCCTACTTGGATTATTTGGTTCCAACGTATTATGTTTTAACCACAGCAGAAGCTTCTTCTAACCTTGCTCGTTTTGACGGAATTAATTTCGGATACAGAAGTAAAAATGCAACCGATCTTGAATCCACTTATAAAAAATCGCGTAGCGAAGGATTTGGAGCAGAAGTCAAACGAAGAATCATGCTTGGTACATTTGTGTTAAGTTCCGGATATTACGATGCATATTATTCTAAAGGTCAAAAGGTGCGCAAATTGTTGCAAAACAAAACCAACGAGATTTTAGAAAAATTCGATTTTATTCTTTTGCCAACCACACCTGGAACAGCATTTCAATTCGGACAAAAAGGTGCCGATCCGATTGCAATGTATCTAGAAGATATTTTTACAGTACAGGCAAATATTACTGGGCTTCCTGCAATTTCATTGCCAATGGGACAACACTCCAACGGCTTGCCATTTGGCGTTCAAGTGATCGGAAAAAACTTTGCAGACAAAGATGTGTTTGCCTTTTCCGAATACCTGATGAAAAATTGCTAA
- the tatA gene encoding twin-arginine translocase TatA/TatE family subunit has product MLNSIFLLFGLGGTEMIIILVIVLLLFGGKKIPELMKGLGKGVKEFKDASKGEDAGSASADKKD; this is encoded by the coding sequence ATGTTAAATAGTATTTTTCTTCTTTTCGGTTTAGGTGGTACAGAAATGATTATCATTTTGGTAATTGTTTTATTGCTTTTTGGCGGTAAAAAAATTCCAGAACTTATGAAAGGGCTTGGTAAAGGCGTTAAAGAATTTAAAGATGCATCGAAAGGCGAAGATGCTGGCAGCGCTTCTGCAGATAAAAAAGACTAA